The following proteins come from a genomic window of Aquimarina sp. MAR_2010_214:
- a CDS encoding helix-turn-helix transcriptional regulator, with protein MAERINRIKEVLIIKGMSQKELAAELDRNPNTVTSMCNNKSQPHLKDLKRIAEILDVDIRELLVPTKESKS; from the coding sequence ATGGCAGAAAGAATAAATAGAATAAAAGAAGTACTGATTATTAAAGGGATGAGTCAAAAAGAACTAGCTGCCGAGCTAGATAGAAATCCTAATACAGTTACTTCTATGTGTAATAATAAATCACAACCGCATTTAAAAGATTTAAAGCGTATTGCTGAGATTTTGGATGTGGATATTAGAGAATTATTAGTGCCTACTAAAGAATCTAAATCATAA